A window of the Lepisosteus oculatus isolate fLepOcu1 chromosome 14, fLepOcu1.hap2, whole genome shotgun sequence genome harbors these coding sequences:
- the LOC138242585 gene encoding uncharacterized protein has protein sequence MEVNEEQSWLLSDFLSVAHVSCGNLEVLSPLEVTQTHVRVPIAGLSLWGLVKSLWDSSILGQVLLFLQPGDGMDLLPKLNVFVLPENVLLSQVTEQQDCRSSLIKTSSSCKLRPKATYRVSSSSKKTEIIQPESECFYCSYGPNFHPTFEVFLAHGARSLDLVLLKCATKDGEKRVWSRIVQLPVPSVETRTRNTSAPQRITSSEGWEGALNKVIEELEADEYKKLKNILHQEGMPRGRLGDTEKQDLAHRIVSHFGTEVSVHVVKEAMASIPRNDPVIQGLLKPFVEQLR, from the exons ATGGAAGTCAATGAGGAGCAGAGCTGGCTCTT GAGTGACTTCCTGTCGGTGGCCCATGTGAGCTGTGGCAATCTTGAGGTGCTTTCGCCCCTGGAGGTGACACAGACCCATGTGAGGGTGCCTATCGCTGGCCTGTCCCTGTGGGGCCTCGTGAAGAGCCTGTGGGACTCCAGCATCCTGGGACAGGTGCTGCTGTTCCTGCAGCCAGGGGATGGCATGGACCTGCTGCCCAAGCTGAACGTGTTTGTGCTCCCTGAGAACGTACTTCTCAGCCAG GTCACCGAGCAGCAGGACTGCAGGAGCTCCCTCATTAAGACGAGCTCAAGCTGTAAACTGAGACCGAAAGCGACGTACAGAGTGTCCAGCAGCAGCAAGAAGACTGAGATAATCCAGCCTGAG TCCGAGTGCTTTTACTGCAGTTATGGCCCGAATTTCCACCCTACGTTCGAGGTGTTCCTGGCCCACGGTGCGAGGAGTCTGGACCTGGTGTTGCTGAAATGCGCCACAAAGGACGGAGAAAAGAGGGTGTGGAGCCGCATTGTGCAGCTGCCAG tccCTTCTGTTGAGACCAGGACCCGAAATACTTCTGCCCCTCAGA GAATCACCAGCAGCGAAGGGTGGGAAGGAGCCTTGAACAAAGTGATCGAGGAGCTGGAAGCAGACGAGTACAAGAAGCTGAAGAACATTCTGCACCAGGAGGGGATGCCCCGGGGTAGACTTGGAGACACCGAGAAGCAGGACCTGGCCCACAGGATCGTCTCCCACTTCGGAACGGAAGTGTCTGTTCACGTCGTTAAGGAAGCCATGGCCAGCATTCCTCGGAACGACCCAGTGATACAAGGATTACTGAAGCCCTTTGTGGAGCAGCTGAGATAG